In one window of Gossypium arboreum isolate Shixiya-1 chromosome 4, ASM2569848v2, whole genome shotgun sequence DNA:
- the LOC108458828 gene encoding uncharacterized protein LOC108458828: protein MEIEDKKQEFLILRQSNMSVIDYEREFLRLSRYASEFISTESDNCKRFLRGLREEIKLQLVSQRITEFVDLIERANIVEQVLGLDKKSKTSKLVGKRMGTNKTFPVDLLTMPFEDFEIILGIDWLFEHGVVLDCYKKRFSIQTESEGRVELKASAVKFGQFVSFLVYFLKNYRVGKIRWIELLKDYDCIIDYHPRKTNVVADTLSRKATIDLRAMFARLSICDDRSLIAELRVKPMMFNQIKSAQLKDAKLLKKREMIQTGR, encoded by the exons ATGGAAATCGAAGACAAGAAGCAAGAGTTTCTAATCCTGCGACAGAGTAATATGTCAGTTATAGATTACGAGAGGGAATTTTTGAGACTTAGCAGATATGCCTCCGAGTTTATTTCGACAGAATCTGACAACTGTAAAAGATTCTTACGTGGGTTAAGAGAGGAAATAAAACTACAATTAGTATCTCAGCGAATCACTGAATTTGTTGATTTAATTGAGCGGGCCAACATTGTTGAGCAAGTCTTAGGACTTGACAAAAAATCCAAAACTTCTAAATTGGTTGGGAAACGTATGGGAACT AATAAAACTTTTCCGGTTGACTTGTTGACTATGCCATTTGAGGATTTTGAAATAATACTGGGAATAGATTGGTTATTTGAACATGGAGTGGTTTTGGACTGCTATAAAAAGAGATTCAGCATTCAGACAGAAAGTGAAGGTCGagttgaa TTGAAAGCCAGTGCGGTAAAATTCGGGCAGTTTGTGAGTTTCCTggtgtatttcctgaagaattaccgg GTTGgaaag ATACGGTGGATCGagcttttaaaagattatgattgtatcATAGACTATCATCCAAGAAAAACTAATGTAGTGGCTGACACTTTGAGTAGAAAAGCCACAATtgatttgagagcaatgtttgcacgaCTCAGTATCTGTGATGATAGGAGTTTGATAGCTGAATTGAGAGTTAAACCAATGATGTTCAACCAGattaaatcagctcaattgaaagATGCCAAattgttgaagaaaagagagatgataCAGACTGGTAGGTAG